In the Haloferula helveola genome, one interval contains:
- the aroB gene encoding 3-dehydroquinate synthase → MPSVHVDLADRAYDVVVENGLLREAGERIARLGIGSRIAIVSDSNVAKHHGGTLIGSLEAAGFETTLHVIPAGEASKGFGQLASLCSEMAASRHDRSSSVVALGGGVVGDLAGYAAASFFRGVPLVQIPTTIVSQVDSSVGGKTGINLPEGKNLVGAFHQPRLVLVDPETLATLPSRELREGFAEVIKHAAIRDAAMLDELMGLDPNSTAVPADLIARNIAIKARIVEEDEHETSGTRALLNFGHTIGHGIEAAVPYGELLHGEAISLGLRAALYLSQKHAGLSHDTAAKVLGLLKRFGLPVRLDERITTEAVLDRLSRDKKFVAGQIRFVLLRAAGDAYVDKSLDLDDLREAIESLRSEP, encoded by the coding sequence ATGCCTTCCGTCCACGTAGATCTCGCCGACCGCGCCTACGACGTCGTGGTCGAGAACGGACTCCTTCGCGAGGCGGGAGAGCGGATCGCCCGGCTCGGCATCGGCTCGCGGATTGCCATCGTCAGTGATTCGAACGTCGCGAAGCATCACGGAGGAACGCTCATCGGATCACTTGAGGCGGCGGGCTTCGAGACGACCCTGCATGTCATTCCCGCGGGCGAGGCTTCGAAGGGTTTCGGTCAACTCGCATCGCTGTGCAGCGAAATGGCGGCCTCACGGCATGACCGCTCGTCATCGGTCGTCGCACTCGGAGGCGGCGTGGTGGGCGATCTCGCGGGATATGCAGCGGCATCTTTCTTCCGGGGTGTGCCGCTGGTGCAGATCCCGACCACCATTGTTTCCCAAGTCGACTCGTCAGTGGGAGGAAAGACCGGAATCAATCTGCCGGAAGGCAAGAACCTGGTTGGCGCCTTCCACCAACCGCGGCTCGTTCTCGTCGATCCGGAGACCTTGGCTACCCTACCCTCCCGCGAACTTCGCGAAGGCTTCGCGGAGGTCATCAAGCATGCCGCCATCCGGGATGCGGCCATGCTCGACGAACTCATGGGTCTTGATCCCAACTCGACCGCCGTACCGGCCGACCTGATCGCCCGCAACATCGCGATCAAGGCGCGGATCGTCGAGGAAGACGAACACGAGACGTCGGGCACCCGGGCATTGCTCAATTTCGGCCACACGATCGGCCATGGCATCGAGGCCGCTGTTCCCTACGGCGAACTGCTGCACGGCGAAGCCATTTCACTAGGCCTGCGGGCGGCACTGTACCTCAGTCAGAAACACGCCGGCCTGAGCCACGACACGGCGGCAAAGGTTCTCGGCCTTCTCAAGCGCTTCGGACTTCCGGTCCGGCTCGACGAGAGAATCACGACCGAGGCGGTGCTGGACCGGCTGTCGCGCGACAAGAAATTCGTCGCGGGCCAGATCCGCTTCGTGCTCCTGCGCGCGGCGGGTGATGCCTACGTCGACAAGTCCCTCGACCTCGACGACCTTCGCGAGGCGATCGAAAGCCTCAGGTCCGAGCCCTGA
- the folE2 gene encoding GTP cyclohydrolase FolE2, with the protein MKELKDTQNERDDRNLAIDRVGVKGLRFPVEVRDKDGSVQRTVATVALAVDLPEHYKGTHMSRFVEALNAHGGCLDVRSMAGLPRELLERLDARKAHVEFQFPFFRSKPAPVTGKHGLMDYEVRFEVEAEKDGHVDFVVTVMVPVATLCPCSKQISERGAHNQRGVVTYSVRFREPIWIEDLIALVERSASCELYSLLKRPDEKAVTERAYDNPVFVEDLVRNVASRSNGHEEILWYRVEAENFESIHNHQAYAVIEK; encoded by the coding sequence ATGAAGGAACTCAAGGATACGCAGAACGAGCGCGACGACCGCAACCTCGCGATCGACCGGGTCGGGGTGAAGGGACTGCGGTTTCCGGTGGAAGTGCGCGACAAGGACGGCTCCGTCCAACGCACCGTGGCCACGGTCGCGCTGGCGGTGGATCTGCCCGAGCACTACAAGGGCACCCACATGAGCCGCTTCGTCGAAGCGCTCAATGCCCACGGCGGCTGCCTCGATGTCCGCTCGATGGCCGGGCTGCCCCGCGAGCTGCTGGAGCGTCTCGATGCCCGCAAGGCCCACGTCGAGTTCCAGTTCCCGTTTTTCCGATCCAAGCCCGCGCCGGTGACCGGCAAACACGGGCTGATGGATTACGAGGTCCGTTTCGAGGTCGAGGCGGAGAAAGACGGCCACGTCGACTTCGTCGTGACCGTGATGGTGCCGGTCGCGACCCTGTGCCCGTGCTCGAAGCAGATCAGCGAGCGAGGCGCCCACAACCAGCGGGGGGTGGTGACCTACTCCGTCCGTTTCCGTGAGCCGATCTGGATCGAAGACCTGATCGCCTTGGTGGAGCGCTCCGCGAGCTGCGAACTCTACAGTCTGCTCAAGCGGCCGGACGAGAAGGCGGTCACGGAACGGGCCTATGACAATCCGGTCTTTGTCGAAGACCTCGTCCGTAACGTTGCGTCGCGATCCAACGGCCACGAGGAGATCCTCTGGTACCGGGTCGAAGCGGAGAACTTCGAGTCGATCCACAATCACCAGGCCTACGCGGTGATCGAAAAGTAG
- a CDS encoding nucleoside monophosphate kinase encodes MSKAFDVRRPAFLILGAPGAGKGTQGKVLGSIPRFFHCACGDVFRSLDTRTPIGKRFVEYSSRGELVPDELTIELWKAQVENWAESHVYKPDIDFLILDGIPRNVDQARMIDKFLEVHQVFHLSCPDRNELARRMRKRALKENRMDDASDRVISNRIATYEAETKPILEHYSEALVTNIDATKPPVEVLGDIIARIIELPAYRSIGKEIG; translated from the coding sequence ATGAGCAAGGCATTCGACGTTCGCAGACCGGCATTCCTGATCCTCGGGGCTCCCGGGGCGGGGAAGGGAACCCAGGGAAAGGTTCTCGGTTCGATTCCACGGTTTTTCCACTGCGCCTGCGGTGACGTCTTCCGCTCGCTCGATACGCGGACGCCGATCGGCAAGCGCTTCGTCGAGTACTCAAGCCGCGGCGAGCTGGTGCCCGACGAATTGACGATCGAACTGTGGAAGGCCCAGGTCGAGAACTGGGCGGAGTCGCACGTCTACAAGCCGGATATCGATTTCCTCATCCTCGACGGGATTCCGCGGAATGTCGACCAGGCCAGGATGATCGACAAGTTCCTCGAGGTTCATCAGGTCTTCCATCTCTCGTGTCCCGACCGCAACGAGCTCGCCCGGCGCATGCGCAAGCGGGCCCTCAAGGAGAACCGGATGGATGATGCCTCCGACCGGGTGATTTCGAACCGGATCGCGACCTACGAGGCCGAAACGAAGCCGATCCTCGAGCACTACTCGGAAGCGCTGGTGACCAATATCGATGCGACCAAGCCACCGGTTGAGGTGCTGGGAGACATCATCGCCCGAATCATCGAGTTGCCTGCCTACCGTTCGATCGGTAAGGAAATCGGCTGA
- the scpB gene encoding SMC-Scp complex subunit ScpB has translation MQLSSIIEALLTASDDALSSEELARLVRSRVAEAEDVRARQVEEGEDPEPLPEWLRELEAVSEEQVVAAIAELNRAYEAAGRAFSLSERAKGWRIFTRAEYGEFVRQLFPGRRPERLSAPAMETLAIIAYRQPITKAAIEAVRGVSCDGMLQKLLDRELVRIGGRAELPGRPLLYETTDIFYEHFGIRSIDDLPNSAELRKVQLPEPAPEDAEPSPEEQLALKAAEGGEAAPEEGDAEPTEETVTNPAGES, from the coding sequence ATGCAACTCAGCTCCATCATCGAAGCCCTCCTGACCGCGTCCGACGACGCCCTCTCCTCCGAAGAACTCGCGCGTCTGGTGCGCTCGCGCGTCGCCGAGGCCGAGGATGTCCGGGCCCGTCAGGTCGAGGAAGGCGAGGACCCGGAACCGCTGCCGGAATGGTTGCGGGAGCTGGAAGCCGTGAGCGAGGAACAGGTGGTCGCCGCCATCGCCGAACTCAACCGGGCCTACGAAGCCGCAGGACGCGCCTTCAGCCTGAGCGAGCGGGCCAAAGGCTGGCGGATCTTCACCCGGGCCGAGTACGGCGAATTCGTGCGCCAACTATTCCCGGGGCGTCGGCCGGAGCGCCTCAGCGCCCCGGCGATGGAAACCCTCGCGATCATCGCCTACCGCCAGCCGATCACCAAGGCGGCGATCGAGGCGGTCCGCGGCGTCTCGTGCGACGGCATGCTTCAGAAGCTCCTCGACCGGGAGCTGGTCCGGATTGGCGGCCGCGCGGAGCTCCCCGGCCGACCGCTGCTCTACGAAACGACCGATATCTTTTACGAACACTTCGGCATCCGCTCGATCGACGATCTGCCGAATTCCGCCGAACTGCGGAAGGTCCAGCTTCCGGAACCCGCTCCCGAAGATGCCGAGCCGAGCCCGGAAGAACAACTGGCGCTGAAAGCGGCCGAGGGCGGTGAAGCTGCCCCAGAGGAAGGCGATGCCGAGCCGACCGAGGAAACCGTCACCAACCCCGCCGGCGAATCGTGA
- the fmt gene encoding methionyl-tRNA formyltransferase, translating to MPSPRIVFLGTGDIALPTFRWLLGSDHPPIALVTQPDRPAGRRRQLKAPAIKTLALDAGLEILQPEKVRDPEALGQLEALAPDLIIAMAYGQILPQRLIDLPKLGCVNLHASLLPKYRGAACIQAAIDAGDAETGVTLMHVVKKLDAGDVILAKRTPILADDTGGSVHDRLSEVAVEAMREGLPLLLEGSAPRFPQSGLGEVSHVPKLERDAGKIDWSWPANRLERRLRAYDPWPGCWCVYGDSDAPKRLKLYPVSGVVDLDAEPGEFREVDGAVQVACGEGGLVLGDVQPDGARRMTALDWWRGLRLSGPGRLG from the coding sequence ATGCCATCCCCACGGATCGTCTTTCTCGGTACGGGCGATATCGCCCTGCCGACCTTCCGCTGGTTGCTCGGATCCGACCATCCGCCGATCGCGCTGGTCACGCAGCCTGATCGTCCCGCGGGGCGTCGGCGGCAGCTGAAGGCGCCGGCGATCAAGACTCTGGCTCTCGACGCGGGGCTGGAGATCCTGCAACCGGAGAAGGTCAGGGATCCGGAAGCGCTCGGACAACTCGAGGCGTTGGCGCCCGACCTGATCATCGCGATGGCTTACGGGCAGATCCTGCCACAGCGGCTCATCGATCTGCCGAAGTTGGGCTGTGTGAACCTCCACGCCTCGCTGCTGCCGAAGTATCGGGGAGCGGCCTGCATCCAGGCGGCGATCGATGCCGGCGACGCCGAAACCGGGGTGACGCTGATGCACGTCGTGAAGAAGCTCGATGCGGGGGATGTGATTCTGGCCAAACGCACGCCGATCCTGGCGGACGACACCGGAGGATCGGTGCACGATCGTTTGTCCGAAGTGGCGGTCGAAGCGATGCGCGAGGGTTTGCCGTTGTTGCTCGAAGGATCCGCGCCCCGGTTCCCCCAGAGCGGACTGGGTGAAGTCAGCCACGTGCCGAAGCTGGAGCGGGACGCCGGGAAGATCGACTGGTCGTGGCCGGCGAACCGTCTTGAGCGAAGATTGCGCGCCTACGATCCGTGGCCCGGCTGCTGGTGCGTGTATGGGGACTCCGATGCCCCGAAACGCCTGAAGCTTTATCCCGTCTCCGGGGTGGTCGATCTCGATGCGGAGCCTGGCGAGTTCCGTGAAGTCGACGGGGCTGTGCAGGTCGCCTGTGGCGAAGGCGGCCTCGTGCTCGGTGATGTGCAGCCCGATGGCGCCCGCCGGATGACCGCACTCGACTGGTGGCGCGGGTTGCGCCTGTCCGGGCCGGGACGTCTCGGTTGA
- a CDS encoding exosortase/archaeosortase family protein: MEELPQLRSRASIVCEWLGVSLTVVLAAGLYWVMPGFGPDQQMAALTWLGSSWNVELGYEHAHCIPFIMLALFIWRWRSLRSSIGPSSSKAIPILLIAACLFFIAHRIPQPRIAVLSLPMLLWGSAWYFWGWKVAKLSFSPLFLLVLAIPFPSLWRFSQFLEVFSTKLCQITTSWFGIEVNVSGSVVFSSPGSLPPLEISQICGGNFSLKILMLVASVWACLATMAPWKKLLLILAVVPIEIIGNGLRLTSIFVIYEHGDPEFAQGQWWDWSGLLLLYPVALTLIYATHALLKREFPKLSHLYSQIGQVPKN; this comes from the coding sequence GTGGAAGAACTTCCGCAACTCCGCTCCCGTGCCTCGATAGTCTGCGAGTGGCTCGGCGTCAGCCTCACCGTTGTCCTCGCGGCGGGTCTTTACTGGGTCATGCCCGGTTTCGGACCAGACCAACAAATGGCCGCACTGACATGGCTTGGATCAAGCTGGAACGTGGAGTTAGGCTACGAACACGCGCATTGCATTCCATTCATTATGCTCGCGCTTTTCATCTGGCGCTGGAGATCCCTGCGAAGCTCGATCGGCCCCTCGTCTTCAAAAGCAATTCCGATTCTTCTGATCGCAGCCTGCCTGTTTTTCATTGCCCATCGCATCCCTCAACCGCGCATCGCAGTCCTGTCCTTACCAATGCTCCTTTGGGGTAGCGCCTGGTACTTTTGGGGATGGAAAGTCGCCAAACTTTCGTTTTCTCCACTCTTCCTTCTCGTCTTGGCAATTCCATTTCCCTCCTTGTGGCGTTTCAGCCAATTCCTAGAGGTTTTCTCGACCAAGCTCTGCCAAATCACCACGAGCTGGTTTGGGATCGAAGTCAACGTCAGTGGATCGGTGGTTTTCTCAAGCCCGGGGAGTTTACCTCCGCTGGAGATCTCCCAAATCTGCGGCGGAAACTTCTCGTTGAAGATCCTGATGCTGGTTGCCTCCGTCTGGGCTTGTCTGGCCACAATGGCACCGTGGAAGAAGCTGCTGTTGATCTTGGCGGTCGTGCCCATCGAGATTATCGGCAATGGTCTACGACTCACCTCGATCTTCGTCATCTATGAGCATGGAGATCCAGAGTTCGCCCAAGGACAGTGGTGGGACTGGTCAGGTCTGCTACTCCTCTACCCGGTCGCGTTGACTCTGATATACGCGACCCACGCGCTTCTGAAACGAGAATTCCCGAAGCTTAGCCACCTGTATTCCCAGATCGGCCAAGTCCCAAAAAACTGA
- a CDS encoding peptidylprolyl isomerase: MKDVRIKIVTSKGDIEATLFATKTPLTCANFLNLAKRDYYDGLTFHRVIANFMIQGGDPAGNGTGGPGYKFKDEFEPSLRHSKPGILSMANAGPGTNGSQFFITHVPTPHLDNRHSVFGEVTKGQDVVNSIAIGDKIKDIEVLDPTDALFEKEKAQLADWNQILDAKP; the protein is encoded by the coding sequence CTGAAGGACGTCCGGATCAAGATCGTCACCTCGAAGGGCGACATCGAAGCGACACTGTTCGCCACCAAGACACCGCTCACCTGCGCCAACTTCCTCAACCTCGCGAAGCGCGACTACTACGACGGCCTTACCTTCCACCGGGTCATCGCGAACTTCATGATCCAGGGTGGAGATCCCGCCGGCAACGGCACCGGTGGCCCGGGCTACAAGTTCAAGGACGAGTTCGAGCCGTCCCTCCGCCACAGCAAGCCCGGCATCCTGTCGATGGCCAACGCCGGGCCCGGTACGAACGGGTCGCAGTTCTTCATCACGCACGTTCCGACGCCGCACCTCGACAACCGCCACTCGGTCTTCGGCGAAGTCACCAAGGGACAGGACGTCGTCAACTCGATCGCCATCGGTGACAAGATCAAGGACATCGAGGTTCTCGATCCCACGGATGCCCTTTTCGAGAAGGAGAAGGCACAACTCGCCGACTGGAACCAGATCCTCGACGCCAAGCCGTAA
- the pheA gene encoding prephenate dehydratase — protein sequence MNLDDIRKDIDRIDRQLLDLLSQRADLVHEVGVVKKRDGLQIYAPEREEALLRKLVEMNKGRLPERSIRAIYREIMSAALALEDDLKIAYLGPEGTWTHQAAIKKFGHSVAYSAQPNFAEVFDQVSRRQADYGVVPIENSTEGAVSHTLDLFVDSPLHICAQILLRIENGLMAAIPREDIRTLYSHPQVFGQCRSWLLRNFPDADLVEVSSTTRAAQIAKEKASEGAAALGGPLAAELNGLTLLEECIQDRATNTTRFLVIGEKTCPSTGNDRTSLLFAIHDRPGSLVRALQAFEHFDINMSKIESRPSKRKDWEYVFYVDLAGHCDDDKLRDAIGELEKHCSIVKILGSYPDTTGD from the coding sequence GTGAATCTCGACGACATCCGCAAGGACATCGACCGCATCGACCGGCAGCTGCTCGACTTGCTCAGCCAGCGGGCCGATCTGGTCCACGAGGTCGGCGTCGTGAAGAAGCGCGACGGGCTTCAGATCTACGCTCCCGAGCGCGAAGAAGCGCTGCTGCGGAAGCTGGTCGAGATGAACAAGGGCCGGCTGCCCGAGCGATCCATCCGCGCGATCTACCGCGAAATCATGTCCGCTGCCCTGGCCCTTGAGGACGACCTCAAGATCGCCTACCTCGGACCGGAAGGGACATGGACCCATCAAGCGGCGATCAAGAAGTTCGGCCATTCGGTGGCCTACAGCGCGCAGCCGAATTTCGCCGAAGTCTTCGATCAGGTAAGCCGACGCCAGGCCGACTACGGCGTGGTGCCGATCGAGAACTCCACCGAGGGTGCCGTCTCCCACACGCTCGACCTGTTCGTCGACTCCCCGCTCCACATCTGCGCGCAGATCCTTCTGAGGATCGAGAACGGCCTGATGGCGGCCATTCCACGCGAGGACATCCGTACCCTCTACTCGCATCCGCAGGTGTTCGGCCAGTGCCGCTCATGGTTGCTGCGGAATTTCCCCGATGCCGATCTGGTCGAGGTCTCGTCCACCACGCGGGCGGCGCAGATCGCCAAAGAAAAGGCATCCGAAGGCGCGGCCGCCTTGGGCGGCCCGCTCGCCGCCGAACTCAACGGCCTGACCCTGCTTGAGGAGTGCATCCAGGACCGCGCGACCAACACCACCCGCTTCCTGGTGATCGGCGAGAAGACCTGCCCGTCCACCGGCAATGACCGCACTTCGCTGCTCTTCGCCATCCACGACCGACCCGGTTCGCTGGTGCGCGCGCTGCAGGCGTTCGAACACTTCGACATCAACATGTCGAAGATCGAGTCACGCCCGTCGAAGCGGAAGGACTGGGAGTATGTCTTCTACGTGGACCTCGCCGGACACTGCGATGACGACAAGCTCCGCGATGCCATTGGCGAGCTCGAGAAGCACTGCTCGATCGTGAAGATCCTCGGGTCCTACCCCGACACCACGGGCGACTGA
- the pyrH gene encoding UMP kinase, giving the protein MSSQSPSSKRRVILKLSGEALREIGSTDNISPEIVDRMANEVKEAMGSGKVELGIVVGGGNFWRGAAASARGMDRATADYVGMLATVMNALALQGALEHKGVPCVVQSAIEMKNVAETFIRRKAVRHLSEGRVVIFAAGTGSPFFSTDTTAALRASEMSANVVLKATMVDGVYDSDPKKNPDAKRFDRVTFRECITRQFQVMDSTAFSLCMDNHIPIVIFDLQKPGNVAAALMGAEIGTIVDGGD; this is encoded by the coding sequence ATGAGTAGCCAGTCGCCCTCCTCCAAACGCCGGGTCATCCTGAAATTGAGTGGGGAGGCCCTTCGGGAGATCGGTAGTACCGACAACATTTCGCCGGAGATCGTCGACCGGATGGCGAACGAGGTGAAGGAAGCGATGGGCTCCGGGAAGGTCGAGCTGGGCATCGTGGTCGGTGGCGGGAATTTCTGGCGGGGAGCCGCCGCAAGCGCCCGTGGCATGGACCGCGCGACAGCCGACTACGTCGGGATGCTGGCCACCGTGATGAACGCCCTCGCCTTGCAGGGCGCGCTCGAGCACAAGGGCGTGCCGTGTGTCGTGCAGTCGGCGATCGAAATGAAGAACGTCGCCGAGACCTTCATCCGCCGCAAGGCCGTGCGGCATCTTTCCGAAGGCAGGGTGGTGATCTTCGCCGCAGGCACCGGAAGCCCCTTCTTTTCGACCGACACGACCGCAGCGCTTCGGGCCAGCGAGATGTCGGCCAATGTGGTCCTGAAGGCGACGATGGTCGACGGGGTTTACGACTCCGACCCGAAGAAGAATCCGGATGCCAAGCGGTTCGACCGCGTCACTTTCCGCGAGTGCATCACTCGGCAGTTCCAGGTCATGGACTCGACCGCGTTCAGCCTTTGCATGGACAATCACATTCCCATTGTGATCTTCGATCTCCAGAAGCCGGGCAACGTCGCCGCCGCGCTCATGGGCGCGGAGATCGGGACGATTGTCGACGGCGGTGACTGA
- a CDS encoding 3'-5' exonuclease, with protein sequence MADPSVVRMNPESPIRTLGYSAIDFESAGAARGLTDIPVQVGIASWTPEHGMTEPFVSYLRSDRPVTWSARKVHGIRDEDLVGAPRLQELWPTLRKRLGGAVVVAHGKGTEKRFLRAFPGHGFGPWIDTLLLARAAWPDLGSHSLSALCEHRGLVDDLREFIEARKWHDALFDAAASLFLLRNIVDAFELADRPLECLLRPDLSEWHRLRRP encoded by the coding sequence GTGGCGGACCCATCGGTGGTGCGGATGAATCCGGAGTCACCCATCCGAACCCTCGGCTACTCGGCGATCGATTTCGAGTCCGCCGGAGCCGCGCGCGGGCTGACGGACATCCCGGTGCAGGTGGGGATCGCGTCGTGGACTCCGGAGCACGGCATGACCGAACCCTTCGTCTCCTACCTGCGCAGCGACCGCCCCGTCACCTGGTCGGCCCGCAAGGTTCACGGGATCCGCGACGAGGATCTCGTCGGTGCGCCGCGCCTTCAGGAGCTCTGGCCGACCCTCCGCAAACGGCTGGGCGGAGCTGTCGTGGTCGCTCATGGGAAAGGCACGGAAAAACGCTTCCTCCGCGCGTTCCCGGGGCATGGATTCGGTCCTTGGATCGACACCCTGCTGCTGGCCCGCGCGGCGTGGCCCGACCTCGGATCCCACTCGCTCTCCGCGCTCTGCGAGCACCGGGGGCTTGTCGACGATCTGCGGGAATTCATTGAGGCGAGGAAGTGGCACGATGCCCTCTTCGACGCCGCAGCCTCGCTTTTCCTGCTTCGGAACATCGTCGATGCCTTCGAACTCGCCGACCGTCCACTGGAGTGCCTGCTCCGCCCGGACCTCAGCGAGTGGCACCGACTGCGGCGGCCGTAG
- the rpsR gene encoding 30S ribosomal protein S18 produces the protein MSEPKTVERRIAFRKANRTMPRRRLDIPVEQVVYTNPDLLAKFTSDTGKILPRRVTGVSAKLHRKITREIKRSRAVNLMR, from the coding sequence ATGTCCGAACCGAAGACCGTTGAGCGCCGGATCGCCTTCCGCAAGGCGAACCGCACCATGCCCCGCCGCCGTCTCGACATCCCCGTCGAGCAGGTGGTCTACACCAATCCCGACCTTCTTGCGAAGTTCACGTCGGACACCGGCAAGATCCTTCCGCGTCGCGTGACCGGGGTTTCGGCCAAGCTTCACCGCAAGATCACCCGCGAGATCAAGCGCTCCCGCGCTGTGAATCTCATGCGCTGA
- the rpmG gene encoding 50S ribosomal protein L33, giving the protein MPREIIILECTEARPEGKSPSRYVTTRNKKSLRTPGRLEKVKFNPALQRRTLHRELR; this is encoded by the coding sequence ATGCCACGCGAAATCATCATCCTCGAATGCACCGAAGCCCGTCCTGAGGGCAAGTCGCCGTCGCGCTACGTGACGACGCGCAACAAGAAGAGTCTTCGCACGCCGGGACGTCTTGAGAAGGTCAAGTTCAACCCGGCGCTCCAGCGCCGCACGCTCCACCGCGAGCTTCGCTAA
- a CDS encoding TraR/DksA family transcriptional regulator — MAAKKKTAKKAAKKAAKKAAPKKAAKKAVKKAAPAKKAAKKAAAKVATTAAKKVVKKAAKPAKPQKLTAFASKQRQRLLELRDELVDAMSGVTGEIRNGPEGSEASGSGMHQGDAGSDAYDRDFALSVLAKEQDALYEIEQALRRIERGTYGTCEMSGEKIPQARLEAIPFARLTVQCQADWEKEYGNTRFRPKSEVGFSNGHLSDDDDSESVSLDDDKD, encoded by the coding sequence ATGGCAGCGAAGAAGAAGACGGCGAAAAAGGCCGCAAAGAAGGCCGCGAAAAAGGCGGCGCCGAAGAAAGCCGCGAAGAAGGCGGTGAAAAAGGCCGCTCCGGCGAAAAAAGCAGCCAAGAAAGCCGCTGCGAAGGTCGCCACGACCGCCGCCAAAAAGGTTGTCAAAAAGGCCGCGAAGCCTGCCAAGCCCCAGAAGCTGACGGCTTTCGCCTCCAAGCAGCGCCAGCGCCTTCTCGAGTTGCGCGACGAGCTCGTTGACGCGATGTCCGGCGTGACCGGTGAGATCCGCAACGGCCCGGAAGGCAGCGAGGCCTCCGGTAGCGGAATGCACCAAGGTGACGCCGGTAGCGACGCCTACGACCGCGACTTCGCCCTCAGTGTCCTCGCCAAGGAGCAGGACGCCCTTTACGAGATCGAGCAGGCCCTGCGCCGGATCGAGCGCGGGACCTACGGAACCTGCGAAATGTCGGGTGAAAAGATCCCTCAGGCCCGTCTCGAAGCCATCCCGTTCGCCCGCCTGACGGTCCAATGCCAGGCCGATTGGGAGAAGGAATACGGAAACACCCGGTTCCGCCCGAAAAGCGAGGTTGGCTTCAGCAACGGCCACCTTTCCGACGACGACGATTCCGAATCGGTTTCGCTTGACGACGATAAGGATTGA
- the frr gene encoding ribosome recycling factor, whose translation MDPEVSLLETEEKMQKVLEHLVHEFASVRTGKASPALIENIDVFVHAYGSQMKLKQLAVISVPEPRMLTVSPFDPSTTQEIEKAIRESKLGLNPVAGDRSIRVPIPELSEERRREMTKLVKQLGEEAKVGIRAARKDGMDEAKKMKADNDLTEDGQKDQEAEVQKLTDRFVKEIDDHVAHKEAEVMKV comes from the coding sequence ATGGACCCAGAAGTATCCCTACTCGAGACCGAAGAGAAAATGCAGAAGGTGCTGGAGCACCTGGTTCACGAATTCGCTTCGGTGCGGACGGGCAAGGCATCGCCGGCGCTGATTGAGAACATCGATGTCTTCGTCCACGCCTACGGCAGCCAGATGAAACTCAAGCAGCTCGCCGTGATCAGCGTGCCCGAGCCGCGGATGCTGACGGTGTCGCCGTTCGATCCCTCCACCACCCAGGAGATCGAGAAGGCGATCCGGGAGTCGAAGCTCGGCCTCAATCCGGTCGCCGGCGACCGGTCGATCCGTGTGCCGATCCCCGAACTGTCAGAGGAGCGGCGTCGTGAGATGACCAAGCTGGTCAAGCAGCTCGGAGAGGAAGCCAAGGTGGGCATCCGTGCCGCCCGCAAGGACGGTATGGACGAAGCCAAGAAGATGAAGGCCGACAACGATTTGACCGAGGACGGCCAGAAGGATCAGGAAGCCGAGGTGCAGAAGCTGACCGACCGCTTCGTCAAGGAGATCGACGACCACGTGGCCCACAAGGAGGCCGAAGTGATGAAGGTCTGA